From one uncultured Paludibacter sp. genomic stretch:
- the dpnC gene encoding Type-2 restriction enzyme DpnI has product MNLEFNKSIAEGYSSNSQIARVLTENWVLNNSYCPNCGNLQLNEFENNRPVADFYCKKCNEEFELKSKNGKLSDTISDGAYSSMIGRINAENNPNFFFLTYSKVWTVDNFLIIPKQFFTPEIIIKRSPLAENARRAGWIGCNIDISKITDSGKVFLVKNSKVLDSKSVIESFSKTIFLRGKSKESKGWILDIMKCVDMITKDNFTLDDIYKFEQTLRKKHPNNNYIKDKIRQQLQILRDQGIIEFTSPGRYKKLNKI; this is encoded by the coding sequence ATGAATTTAGAGTTTAATAAAAGTATAGCAGAAGGATATTCAAGTAATTCCCAAATTGCTCGTGTTCTTACAGAAAACTGGGTACTAAATAATTCATATTGTCCTAACTGTGGGAATTTACAATTAAACGAATTTGAAAATAATCGTCCTGTTGCAGATTTCTACTGCAAAAAATGTAACGAAGAATTTGAGTTAAAAAGTAAAAATGGAAAATTAAGCGATACCATCTCAGATGGAGCTTATTCTTCTATGATTGGGCGAATTAATGCAGAAAACAATCCTAATTTCTTTTTTTTAACATATTCTAAGGTGTGGACGGTGGATAATTTTCTAATTATTCCTAAACAATTCTTTACTCCTGAAATTATTATCAAAAGATCTCCTCTTGCTGAAAATGCCCGAAGAGCAGGTTGGATTGGTTGCAACATTGATATTTCAAAAATCACGGATTCGGGGAAAGTATTTTTAGTAAAAAATTCTAAAGTTTTAGACTCTAAAAGTGTAATTGAATCTTTCTCTAAAACTATTTTCTTAAGAGGAAAATCAAAAGAATCAAAAGGTTGGATTTTAGATATAATGAAATGTGTGGATATGATAACGAAAGATAATTTTACTCTTGATGATATATATAAATTTGAACAAACACTCAGAAAAAAACACCCCAATAATAACTATATTAAAGATAAAATCCGACAGCAACTTCAGATTCTAAGAGATCAAGGAATTATTGAATTCACATCTCCTGGTCGTTATAAAAAACTAAATAAAATATAG
- a CDS encoding conserved exported hypothetical protein (Evidence 4 : Unknown function but conserved in other organisms), with protein sequence MYKYQLKMFAVVIMLFLSIPFCGAQIITIDNNSDKILKDYTVEIPLKKLSLKVGNYIATSSTGEKLPIEIISDLQGNQKLVFPVSQIAPQSVSKFKIQQGYAEKYPKRTYAEISHKIGGKFVGKDYTGGFSWIKTNYLRKPDEYTDHSYFIKYEGPGWESDKVAFRFYLDWRNGIDVFGKKTSGIVLPTVGVEDYEKYHHIADWGMDNMKVGKSLGLGSIAFWDGEKAVRVEKTDSVISYIPADGKVRSQVMTTYYGWNVNGTKCNLKSLISIDAGSRASHIELLADKDIPFATGIVKDKNGELILPEKSNKKWSYIATFGKQSLNNDMQGLVIFYRTKQLKKITSDELNHVILFSPENGCVDYYFMPTWELDWEPVADKVAFQRCIDEVLNRLNAPVAVSFKK encoded by the coding sequence ATGTACAAATATCAACTAAAAATGTTTGCTGTTGTGATTATGTTGTTTCTTTCAATTCCGTTTTGTGGAGCGCAGATAATCACAATTGATAATAATTCTGATAAAATATTAAAAGATTATACGGTAGAAATACCCTTGAAAAAATTATCGCTGAAAGTCGGTAATTATATTGCAACTTCTTCTACGGGAGAAAAACTTCCCATAGAAATTATTTCTGACCTGCAAGGCAATCAAAAACTCGTATTTCCTGTTTCACAAATAGCGCCGCAATCTGTATCAAAATTCAAAATACAGCAAGGTTATGCTGAAAAATATCCAAAAAGAACGTACGCAGAAATTTCACACAAAATCGGCGGAAAATTTGTTGGGAAAGATTATACGGGAGGATTTTCGTGGATAAAAACCAACTATTTACGTAAGCCCGATGAATATACCGACCATTCTTATTTTATAAAATATGAAGGTCCCGGATGGGAAAGTGATAAGGTTGCATTTCGGTTTTATCTTGACTGGCGAAACGGAATTGATGTTTTTGGCAAAAAAACATCCGGAATTGTTTTACCCACAGTAGGAGTGGAAGATTATGAAAAATACCACCACATTGCAGATTGGGGAATGGATAATATGAAAGTGGGAAAATCACTGGGTTTGGGTTCTATTGCTTTTTGGGATGGAGAGAAAGCCGTTCGTGTAGAGAAAACCGACAGTGTTATCAGTTATATTCCAGCAGATGGAAAAGTTCGTTCGCAAGTAATGACAACCTATTATGGATGGAATGTAAACGGAACGAAGTGCAATTTAAAATCGTTGATTTCAATTGACGCCGGAAGTCGCGCCTCGCACATTGAATTGCTTGCCGATAAGGATATTCCTTTTGCAACTGGAATTGTAAAAGATAAAAACGGCGAACTTATTTTGCCTGAGAAAAGCAATAAAAAATGGTCGTATATTGCTACATTTGGAAAGCAAAGTTTGAATAACGATATGCAAGGTTTAGTAATTTTTTATCGTACAAAACAATTAAAAAAAATTACTTCAGACGAATTGAATCACGTAATTTTATTTTCTCCTGAGAATGGCTGTGTTGACTATTATTTTATGCCAACATGGGAATTAGATTGGGAGCCTGTAGCGGATAAAGTCGCTTTTCAAAGATGTATTGATGAAGTGTTAAACAGATTAAATGCTCCGGTTGCGGTGAGTTTTAAGAAATAA
- the mboIBM gene encoding Modification methylase MboIB, with amino-acid sequence MSSLIPYYISEDKSFYILHGDTMRLLPEFEHKFDMVFADPPYFLSNNGLTIQSGKIVSVNKGIWDKSNGFEFINDFNRQWLSLVRNKMKDNATIWISGTMHNIFSIGQILTTLGFKILNVVTWEKTNPPPNFSCRYFTHSTEQIIWARKSEKVPHYFNYDLMKQLNGNKQMKDVWKLPAIATWEKTCGKHPTQKPLSVLTRLILASTKPNAWILDPFTGSSTTGIAANLSNRRFLGIDLEEEFLNISRNRKIEIEDINITSKYRQKLNGFNNKKELELFLINEPISEYTQELLL; translated from the coding sequence TTGAGTTCATTAATACCATATTATATATCAGAAGACAAAAGTTTTTATATTCTTCACGGAGATACGATGAGACTTTTGCCTGAATTTGAGCATAAGTTTGATATGGTTTTTGCTGACCCTCCTTATTTTCTGTCCAATAATGGTTTGACAATTCAAAGTGGCAAAATCGTTAGTGTAAATAAAGGAATATGGGACAAGTCCAATGGTTTTGAATTTATTAATGATTTCAATCGGCAATGGCTTTCATTGGTACGTAATAAAATGAAAGATAATGCCACCATTTGGATAAGCGGAACAATGCATAATATTTTTTCCATCGGTCAAATTCTTACAACACTTGGATTTAAAATTCTGAATGTTGTAACATGGGAAAAAACAAATCCACCACCGAATTTTTCTTGTCGTTATTTTACTCATTCAACGGAACAAATTATTTGGGCAAGAAAAAGCGAAAAAGTTCCTCATTACTTCAACTATGACTTAATGAAACAATTGAACGGAAACAAACAAATGAAAGATGTTTGGAAATTGCCCGCTATTGCAACTTGGGAAAAAACTTGTGGGAAACATCCCACACAAAAACCGTTATCAGTTTTAACACGTTTAATTTTAGCTTCAACAAAACCAAATGCATGGATATTAGATCCCTTCACGGGAAGCTCTACAACAGGAATTGCAGCAAATTTATCAAACAGACGGTTTTTAGGGATAGATTTGGAAGAAGAATTTTTGAATATTAGTAGAAACAGAAAAATTGAAATAGAAGACATAAATATAACGTCTAAATACAGACAAAAACTTAATGGATTTAATAATAAAAAAGAACTTGAGTTGTTTTTAATCAATGAACCAATAAGTGAATATACACAAGAATTATTACTATAA
- the uxaB gene encoding Altronate oxidoreductase, protein MKNLNKNTVEKKELPVKILQFGEGNFLRAFVEWMIDKANETGIMNHGIVAVQPIPQGAEIKEIFKKQDCMYHVYLEGIKDKQPIKETRLVKSIVDILNPYSEYAAYEKLFLSEELEMIISNTTEAGIRYEEGDDIFAKPPKSFPAKMTALLFERFKKFDGDASKGLQIVCCELIEDNGSTLKKYVLQHAENNKLGKDFENWINSACNFYDTLVDRIVPGFPRENINEIKEELGFDDNLVVKGEYFHVWAIGGNPIIKEKLPLDKAGLNVLFMDDIRDFRAKKVRILNGAHTAMVPVGLQMGCATVMDAFNTPSIEKFINTMVQTEVLPVIDEDPEELKKFAAKILERFYNPFLKHYLKDISLNSLSKWETRDFPTVKDNYNKLGKNAHLAMFSFAALMVLYSGKSEVEFTPNDTAEFVDFIQKTFDRNNIQGWIEGIVKNKDIWKEDFSLLPDFITEVSKDAALILEKGMEKALKEII, encoded by the coding sequence ATGAAAAATCTAAATAAAAATACGGTTGAAAAAAAAGAACTTCCGGTAAAAATATTACAATTTGGCGAAGGAAACTTTTTGCGAGCTTTTGTAGAGTGGATGATTGACAAAGCCAACGAAACCGGAATTATGAATCACGGAATTGTAGCGGTACAACCTATTCCGCAAGGAGCGGAGATAAAGGAAATCTTCAAAAAACAGGATTGTATGTATCACGTTTATCTGGAAGGAATTAAAGATAAACAGCCTATTAAAGAAACCCGTTTGGTAAAAAGTATTGTCGATATTTTAAATCCGTACAGTGAATATGCTGCTTATGAAAAACTGTTCTTAAGCGAAGAACTGGAAATGATTATTTCAAATACAACGGAAGCCGGAATTCGTTATGAAGAAGGAGACGATATTTTTGCAAAACCACCCAAATCGTTCCCTGCTAAAATGACCGCTCTTTTGTTTGAGCGTTTCAAAAAGTTTGATGGAGATGCGTCAAAAGGATTGCAAATTGTTTGTTGCGAGTTGATTGAAGACAACGGGAGCACACTAAAGAAATACGTTTTACAACACGCAGAAAATAATAAATTGGGGAAAGATTTTGAAAATTGGATAAATTCTGCCTGCAATTTTTATGATACATTGGTAGATAGAATTGTTCCCGGTTTTCCAAGAGAAAATATCAACGAAATTAAGGAAGAACTCGGTTTCGATGATAATTTGGTGGTAAAAGGAGAATATTTTCACGTATGGGCAATAGGAGGAAATCCAATAATCAAAGAAAAACTTCCGCTCGATAAAGCCGGATTGAATGTTCTTTTTATGGACGATATTCGTGATTTCCGCGCCAAAAAAGTGCGTATTTTGAATGGCGCGCATACCGCGATGGTTCCTGTCGGGCTTCAAATGGGTTGTGCTACCGTAATGGATGCTTTCAATACGCCTTCGATTGAAAAATTCATTAATACGATGGTGCAAACCGAAGTGCTTCCTGTAATTGACGAAGACCCTGAAGAGTTGAAAAAATTTGCAGCTAAAATTTTAGAACGTTTTTATAATCCTTTTTTGAAACATTATTTGAAAGATATTTCGCTGAATTCATTATCGAAATGGGAAACCCGCGATTTTCCCACTGTAAAAGACAATTACAACAAATTAGGCAAAAACGCTCATTTGGCAATGTTTTCATTTGCCGCTTTAATGGTGCTTTACAGCGGAAAATCGGAAGTGGAATTTACACCGAACGATACGGCTGAATTTGTAGATTTTATTCAAAAAACCTTTGACAGAAACAATATTCAGGGCTGGATTGAAGGAATTGTAAAAAATAAAGACATCTGGAAAGAAGATTTTTCTTTGTTGCCTGATTTTATTACCGAAGTTTCAAAAGACGCTGCTTTAATTCTTGAAAAAGGAATGGAAAAAGCATTGAAAGAAATAATTTAA
- the uxaA gene encoding altronate hydrolase (Evidence 2a : Function from experimental evidences in other organisms; PubMedId : 3038546, 4570160; Product type e : enzyme): MNKYIKIHPSDNVCVALNDLKTGEKLLVDDKEIVLLNDVPTGHKFAVYHISKDENIIKYGYSIGHATEDILQGNHVHTHNVKTNLHDNLQYEYHPVKEKLNIALSDKKVNVYKRYNGDIGIRNELWIVPTVGCVNGQAQIIVDRVKKELDVSHLDDVRVFTHNYGCSQLGDDHENTKKALAALALHPNAGGVLVMSLGCENNQQADFKTAMGKWDENRVRFLISQNVSDEIEAGFELMKELVEYTKQDKREEMPLSTLKVGLKCGGSDGFSGITANPLVGRFSDWLIAQGGITILTEVPEMFGAETILMNRARNEKVFKDNVLLINNFKNYFRKFEQPIYENPSPGNKNGGITTLEDKSLGCTQKGGNSEVVAVLDYAEQAVEKGLNLLNSPGNDLIASSALALSGCQLVLFTTGRGTPFGSFVPTMKISTNSKLYEFKKNWIDFNAGSLLEGDTMDELLEKFTDFIIETCNGKHLKHEISGFKEIAIFKTGVTL; this comes from the coding sequence ATGAACAAATACATAAAAATACATCCGTCCGACAATGTTTGCGTTGCGCTAAACGATTTAAAAACAGGAGAAAAACTCCTGGTGGACGATAAAGAAATTGTATTGTTAAACGATGTTCCTACGGGACATAAGTTTGCTGTTTATCATATTTCCAAAGATGAAAATATCATCAAATACGGTTATTCTATCGGTCATGCTACGGAAGATATTCTACAAGGAAATCACGTACATACGCATAACGTGAAAACCAATTTGCACGATAATCTGCAATATGAATATCATCCTGTAAAAGAGAAACTCAATATTGCCCTTTCCGATAAAAAAGTGAATGTTTATAAACGCTACAACGGTGATATTGGCATTAGAAACGAGTTGTGGATTGTTCCAACCGTTGGATGCGTAAACGGACAAGCACAAATTATTGTAGACCGGGTAAAAAAGGAATTGGATGTAAGCCATTTGGACGATGTAAGGGTTTTTACGCACAATTACGGCTGTTCGCAGTTAGGCGACGACCACGAAAACACAAAAAAAGCGTTGGCGGCTTTGGCGTTGCATCCAAATGCGGGCGGAGTATTGGTAATGAGTTTGGGTTGCGAAAACAATCAGCAAGCCGATTTCAAAACTGCAATGGGAAAATGGGACGAAAATCGTGTTCGTTTTCTTATTTCACAAAATGTGTCGGATGAGATTGAAGCCGGTTTTGAACTGATGAAAGAATTGGTGGAATATACCAAACAGGATAAACGGGAAGAAATGCCGCTATCTACACTAAAGGTGGGTTTGAAATGTGGCGGAAGCGATGGTTTTTCAGGAATTACAGCCAATCCGTTAGTGGGAAGATTTTCCGACTGGTTAATTGCGCAAGGCGGAATAACCATTCTTACGGAAGTTCCCGAAATGTTTGGAGCGGAAACCATTTTGATGAACCGTGCAAGAAACGAAAAAGTGTTTAAAGACAATGTGCTGTTAATCAATAATTTCAAAAACTATTTCCGTAAGTTTGAGCAGCCGATATATGAAAATCCTTCGCCGGGAAATAAAAACGGAGGAATTACCACGTTGGAAGACAAATCGTTGGGTTGTACGCAAAAAGGAGGAAATTCTGAAGTAGTTGCGGTGCTCGATTATGCCGAACAGGCTGTGGAAAAAGGATTAAATTTACTGAATTCTCCCGGAAATGATTTGATTGCTTCGTCTGCGTTGGCATTGTCGGGTTGTCAGTTGGTGCTGTTCACTACCGGACGCGGAACGCCGTTTGGAAGTTTTGTGCCTACAATGAAAATTTCGACCAATTCAAAACTTTACGAGTTTAAGAAAAACTGGATTGATTTTAACGCGGGTTCCTTACTCGAAGGCGATACAATGGATGAACTTTTAGAAAAATTCACAGATTTTATTATTGAAACCTGCAACGGGAAACACTTGAAACACGAAATAAGCGGATTTAAAGAAATTGCAATTTTCAAAACAGGAGTAACATTATAG
- a CDS encoding conserved hypothetical protein (Evidence 4 : Unknown function but conserved in other organisms), producing the protein MINDNCLYCNLNETQKELMIKICDLNVSTLFLFKEQTYKGRCIVAYKDHARELYELKPEELLKYMQDVNQAAKAMKEAFQPAKINYGAYSDKLQHLHFHLVPKYVDGEDYGSTFVMNPKKTYLTEREYEEMLHLIKSKL; encoded by the coding sequence ATGATTAACGACAATTGTTTATACTGTAATCTGAATGAAACTCAAAAAGAGTTGATGATTAAAATATGCGATTTGAACGTATCCACACTATTTTTGTTTAAAGAACAAACTTACAAGGGAAGATGTATTGTTGCATACAAAGATCATGCCCGTGAGTTGTACGAACTTAAACCGGAAGAATTGTTAAAATATATGCAAGATGTAAATCAGGCAGCAAAAGCTATGAAAGAAGCATTTCAACCTGCAAAAATCAATTACGGAGCTTATTCCGATAAACTTCAGCATTTGCATTTTCATCTTGTACCGAAATATGTTGACGGTGAAGATTACGGTTCTACCTTTGTGATGAATCCTAAAAAAACGTATTTAACTGAAAGAGAATACGAGGAAATGCTCCATTTGATAAAATCAAAATTATGA
- the uxaC gene encoding uronate isomerase (Evidence 2a : Function from experimental evidences in other organisms; PubMedId : 13794771, 4594308; Product type e : enzyme), which yields MKEFINENFLLQTETAQKLYHEHAKNQPIIDYHCHLNPEFIANDRKFDNLGQIWLEGDHYKWRAMRTNGVDERFCTGKDTSDWEKFEKWAETVPYTMRNPLYHWTHLELKSAFGVTKLLNPSTAKEIYDECTAKLRTPEFSARGLMKHYKVEVVCTTDDPIDDLKYHIALKNEGFGTKVLPTWRPDKAMAVEIPANFRAYVEKLSEVSGVKIGKFADLIAALRNRHDFFASVGCKLSDHGIEEFYAEPYTDSEIETIFNKVYGGKELTQEEILKFKSAMMYEGAVMDWEKGWTQQFHYGAIRNNNTRLFKQLGPDTGFDSIGDFTVAKAMSRFLDKLDTDNKLAKTILYNLNPRDNDLIATMIGNFQDGSVAGKVQFGSGWWFLDQKAGMEAQINSLSNLGLLSRFVGMLTDSRSFISYPRHEYFRRILCNLIGNDVENGLLPASEIDFLGKMVEDISYNNAKNFFEF from the coding sequence ATGAAAGAATTTATTAATGAAAATTTCTTGTTGCAGACTGAAACTGCTCAAAAATTATATCACGAACACGCTAAAAATCAACCGATTATTGACTACCACTGCCATTTAAATCCTGAATTTATTGCTAACGACCGTAAATTTGATAATTTAGGTCAAATTTGGCTCGAAGGTGACCACTACAAATGGCGCGCAATGCGTACCAACGGTGTTGACGAACGTTTTTGTACCGGAAAAGATACTTCCGATTGGGAAAAATTTGAAAAATGGGCGGAAACAGTTCCATATACAATGCGAAATCCGTTATATCACTGGACACATTTGGAATTAAAATCGGCTTTTGGTGTTACAAAATTACTAAATCCTAGTACGGCTAAAGAAATTTATGATGAATGTACCGCCAAACTTCGCACTCCTGAGTTTTCTGCACGCGGATTGATGAAACATTACAAAGTGGAAGTGGTTTGTACAACAGATGACCCGATTGACGATTTAAAATATCATATTGCGCTGAAAAATGAAGGATTCGGAACAAAAGTTCTTCCAACTTGGAGACCTGATAAAGCTATGGCGGTGGAAATTCCTGCCAATTTCCGTGCTTATGTGGAAAAATTATCGGAAGTTTCAGGTGTGAAAATCGGTAAATTTGCCGATTTAATTGCCGCATTACGCAACCGGCACGATTTCTTTGCAAGTGTTGGATGTAAACTTTCCGACCACGGAATTGAAGAATTTTATGCGGAACCTTATACCGACAGCGAAATTGAAACTATTTTCAATAAAGTTTACGGTGGAAAAGAACTGACTCAGGAAGAAATATTGAAATTCAAATCGGCAATGATGTATGAAGGAGCCGTAATGGATTGGGAAAAAGGTTGGACACAACAGTTTCATTACGGAGCAATTCGTAACAACAACACGCGGCTTTTCAAACAATTAGGACCGGATACAGGATTTGATTCTATCGGCGACTTTACTGTGGCAAAAGCTATGAGTCGTTTTTTAGATAAATTGGATACCGACAATAAACTGGCAAAAACCATTTTATATAACTTAAATCCACGCGACAACGATTTAATTGCAACAATGATAGGAAATTTCCAGGATGGTTCAGTTGCAGGCAAAGTTCAGTTCGGTTCAGGATGGTGGTTTTTAGACCAAAAAGCAGGAATGGAAGCACAAATAAATTCATTGTCAAATTTAGGTTTGCTGAGTCGTTTTGTTGGAATGTTGACCGATTCACGCAGTTTTATTTCTTATCCGCGCCACGAATATTTTCGTCGTATTTTGTGTAATTTAATCGGAAATGATGTTGAAAACGGACTTCTTCCTGCTTCGGAAATTGATTTCTTAGGAAAAATGGTTGAAGATATTTCTTACAATAATGCTAAAAACTTTTTTGAATTTTAA